The Cyclopterus lumpus isolate fCycLum1 chromosome 6, fCycLum1.pri, whole genome shotgun sequence genome contains a region encoding:
- the hdhd5 gene encoding haloacid dehalogenase-like hydrolase domain-containing 5 isoform X1 translates to MQRIKPLKTVWQLLKSSCAGAAQQVHSSPSTSRYYSHLPPQGCGSFGLLFDIDGVLVRGRTLIPAAKQCFRNLVDGDGKYKVPVVFVTNAGNCMRQTKAEHLSHLLEVEVSPDQVVLSHSPLRMFTQFHKMRVLVSGQGPIEEVAHNLGFQEVVTIDMLREAYSLLDVVDHSRRPKDNIPSTKGLPPIDAVILFGEPIRWETNLQLIVDVLQTNGNPDDAWSSMRYPHIPVLACNMDLLWMAEAKNPRFGHGMFLVCLESLYKKVTGYDLKYEALIGKPSVVTYNYAEMLISQQAERLGWNTPVKRLYAIGDNPMSDIYGANLYNHYLQASQRTKSQVQTRSGGGGGDPSPETVDTAPKMTSAELGGSSVAFGSSEDLPEGCSSILVCTGVYSRDQQELPSEQNIFHGHRDFRFDPSLTQPSSVVQDVKDAVELVFQQEGWPLE, encoded by the exons ATGCAGAGAATAAAGCCCCTGAAAACGGTTTGGCAGCTGCTGAAATCAAGCTGTGCGGGAGCAGCACAACAAGTACACAGCTCGCCTTCGACCTCCCGATATTATAGCCAT CTCCCTCCTCAGGGCTGCGGCTCCTTCGGGCTCCTCTTCGACATCGATGGGGTGCTGGTGCGGGGCAGGACGCTGATCCCCGCAGCCAAGCAGTGCTTCAGGAACCTGGTGGACGGCGATGGGAAATACAAGGTGCCGGTGGTGTTCGTCACCAATGCTGGGAACTGCATGAGGCAGACCAAGGCTGAGCATCTGTCCCATTTGCTCGAGGTGGAG gTGTCTCCAGACCAGGTGGTGCTGTCCCACAGTCCTTTGCGAATGTTCACCCAGTTCCACAAAATGCGTGTGCTGGTGTCGGGACAGGGCCCCATCGAGGAGGTTGCACATAA CCTTGGCTTTCAGGAGGTTGTTACCATTGATATGCTCAGAGAGGCATATTCCCTTCTTGATGTTGTAGATCACAGCAGAAGGCCCAAAGACAAT ATTCCCTCCACCAAAGGCTTACCACCAATAGACG CTGTCATCTTATTTGGTGAGCCAATCAGATGGGAGACCAACCTCCAGCTCATCGTTGACGTGCTCCAGACAAATGGGAACCCAGACGATGCCTGGAGTTCCATGCGGTACCCTCACATCCCGGTCCTGGCCTGCAACATGGACCTGCTGTGGATGGCTGAGGCGAAGAATCCcag GTTTGGTCACGGCATGTTCCTGGTGTGCTTAGAGAGCCTGTACAAGAAGGTCACAGGCTACGACCTGAAGTACGAGGCTCTGATAGGTAAACCCAGTGTGGTGACTTATAACTACGCTGAGATGCTGATCAGTCAGCAGGCTGAGAGACTCGGCTGGAACACACCTGTGAAGAGGCTGTACGCAATAGG CGATAACCCCATGTCGGACATTTACGGCGCCAACCTCTACAATCACTACCTTCAGGCTTCCCAGCGAACCAAGTCCCAGGTGCAGACTCGGAGtggcggaggaggtggagatccCTCGCCAGAAACCGTTGACACCGCTCCGAAAATGACATCGGCAGAACTCGGCGGGTCGTCGGTGGCGTTCGGGTCGTCGGAGGACCTCCCAGAGGGGTGCAGCTCCATCCTGGTGTGCACAGGAGTGTACAGCAGAGACCAGCAGGAGCTGCCCTCGGAGCAGAACATCTTCCACGGGCACCGGGACTTCCGCTTTGACCCCAGCCTCACGCAGCCGTCCTCTGTGGTGCAGGACGTGAAGGACGCGGTGGAGCTGGTGTTTCAGCAGGAGGGCTGGCCTCTGGAGTAG
- the hdhd5 gene encoding haloacid dehalogenase-like hydrolase domain-containing 5 isoform X2 — translation MKTALRETVTCNCSLIIIQYTRVFNFSVKRQERKLQLPPQGCGSFGLLFDIDGVLVRGRTLIPAAKQCFRNLVDGDGKYKVPVVFVTNAGNCMRQTKAEHLSHLLEVEVSPDQVVLSHSPLRMFTQFHKMRVLVSGQGPIEEVAHNLGFQEVVTIDMLREAYSLLDVVDHSRRPKDNIPSTKGLPPIDAVILFGEPIRWETNLQLIVDVLQTNGNPDDAWSSMRYPHIPVLACNMDLLWMAEAKNPRFGHGMFLVCLESLYKKVTGYDLKYEALIGKPSVVTYNYAEMLISQQAERLGWNTPVKRLYAIGDNPMSDIYGANLYNHYLQASQRTKSQVQTRSGGGGGDPSPETVDTAPKMTSAELGGSSVAFGSSEDLPEGCSSILVCTGVYSRDQQELPSEQNIFHGHRDFRFDPSLTQPSSVVQDVKDAVELVFQQEGWPLE, via the exons ATGAAGACCGCGCTAAGAGAGACTGTGACTTGTAACTGTTCTCTCATTATAATACAGTATACACGTGTTTTCAACTTCAGTGTCAAACGGCAAGAAAGAAAGCTACAG CTCCCTCCTCAGGGCTGCGGCTCCTTCGGGCTCCTCTTCGACATCGATGGGGTGCTGGTGCGGGGCAGGACGCTGATCCCCGCAGCCAAGCAGTGCTTCAGGAACCTGGTGGACGGCGATGGGAAATACAAGGTGCCGGTGGTGTTCGTCACCAATGCTGGGAACTGCATGAGGCAGACCAAGGCTGAGCATCTGTCCCATTTGCTCGAGGTGGAG gTGTCTCCAGACCAGGTGGTGCTGTCCCACAGTCCTTTGCGAATGTTCACCCAGTTCCACAAAATGCGTGTGCTGGTGTCGGGACAGGGCCCCATCGAGGAGGTTGCACATAA CCTTGGCTTTCAGGAGGTTGTTACCATTGATATGCTCAGAGAGGCATATTCCCTTCTTGATGTTGTAGATCACAGCAGAAGGCCCAAAGACAAT ATTCCCTCCACCAAAGGCTTACCACCAATAGACG CTGTCATCTTATTTGGTGAGCCAATCAGATGGGAGACCAACCTCCAGCTCATCGTTGACGTGCTCCAGACAAATGGGAACCCAGACGATGCCTGGAGTTCCATGCGGTACCCTCACATCCCGGTCCTGGCCTGCAACATGGACCTGCTGTGGATGGCTGAGGCGAAGAATCCcag GTTTGGTCACGGCATGTTCCTGGTGTGCTTAGAGAGCCTGTACAAGAAGGTCACAGGCTACGACCTGAAGTACGAGGCTCTGATAGGTAAACCCAGTGTGGTGACTTATAACTACGCTGAGATGCTGATCAGTCAGCAGGCTGAGAGACTCGGCTGGAACACACCTGTGAAGAGGCTGTACGCAATAGG CGATAACCCCATGTCGGACATTTACGGCGCCAACCTCTACAATCACTACCTTCAGGCTTCCCAGCGAACCAAGTCCCAGGTGCAGACTCGGAGtggcggaggaggtggagatccCTCGCCAGAAACCGTTGACACCGCTCCGAAAATGACATCGGCAGAACTCGGCGGGTCGTCGGTGGCGTTCGGGTCGTCGGAGGACCTCCCAGAGGGGTGCAGCTCCATCCTGGTGTGCACAGGAGTGTACAGCAGAGACCAGCAGGAGCTGCCCTCGGAGCAGAACATCTTCCACGGGCACCGGGACTTCCGCTTTGACCCCAGCCTCACGCAGCCGTCCTCTGTGGTGCAGGACGTGAAGGACGCGGTGGAGCTGGTGTTTCAGCAGGAGGGCTGGCCTCTGGAGTAG
- the LOC117732503 gene encoding ras-related protein Rab-19, with protein MQWCSWAGSWRSRLQRQPAGPEIEDSFDFLFKIILVGDSNVGKTCVVQSFKSGIFTEKQQNTIGVDFTVRTLDIDGKKVKMQVWDTAGQERFRTITQSYYRSAHGAMVTYDITRRSTFESVPHWITEVEQFGASSVLLILIGNKSDLQAHRQVLFEDACTLAENNGVLAALETSAKEAQNVEAAFILMARELLARNGMTIMDEIPQDSPQFMLSNPVHGTVSSDKKCEC; from the exons ATGCAGTGGTGCAGTTGGGCTGGCAGTTGGAGATCCCGCCTACAAAGACAG CCTGCAGGGCCGGAGATTGAGGACTCTTtcgattttcttttcaaaatcatCCTGGTTGGGGACTCGAATGTGGGGAAAACCTGTGTGGTCCAGAGCTTCAAATCTGGCATATTCACCGAGAAGCAGCAAAACACCATCGGTGTGGATTTTACTGTTCGTACCCTGGACATTGATGGCAAGAAGGTGAAG ATGCAGGTGTGGGACACAGCTGGACAGGAGCGATTTCGCACCATAACTCAAAGCTACTACCGCAGTGCCCACGGGGCCATGGTGACCTATGACATCACACGCCGCAGCACATTTGAATCCGTTCCCCACTGGATCACAGAGGTGGAGCAGTTTGGAGCTTCCAGCGTGTTGCTGATTCTTATTG GTAATAAGTCCGACCTTCAGGCTCATAGGCAGGTGTTGTTCGAGGACGCGTGCACTCTGGCAGAAAACAACGGGGTGCTGGCAGCTCTGGAGACCTCGGCCAAGGAGGCCCAGAACGTAGAGGCGGCCTTCATCCTCATGGCCCGGGAGCTGCTGGCACGCAACGGTATGACCATCATGGATGAGATTCCCCAAGACTCGCCCCAATTCATGTTGAGTAACCCGGTCCATGGCACCGTGTCTTCAGATAAAAAGTGCGAGTGCTGA
- the zgc:153293 gene encoding coiled-coil domain-containing protein 34, which translates to MSGGRLPSCPASVSKGFSSTPVKMSQGKDFTSKGLDDGVLSDDEDTFSLLSPIYHDSFDSDEDLETRRSDDSKLSVSPVRCELPRTPSVQMLDAVGPAGPPSLSAWEMWLVNKAKEDRFKLEKQAEEEQLRKEKNKQEEREREQKKIVIEEKIKEWLKMKIDQDKQEQLIKLSKEEEEIQRQQEKQRETEQKAQQKYKVWLQKKNQEQIELEKKDKEAAALKEEQDEERHKRAEEKFKHWLAKANEKSRATSKSSFYPTSPYEKSYSSPSYYNPIPWKPIHVPPQEITLNKTSVKKPQKQPKCQQSSSTAYRLRNCASAAQRR; encoded by the exons ATGTCTGGAGGGAGGTTGCCGAGCTGTCCTGCCTCTGTGTCTAAGGGCTTCAGCTCGACCCCTGTCAAAATGAGCCAGGGGAAAGACTTTACATCTAAGGGCTTGGACGACGGAGTCCTATCCGACGACGAAGACACATTCTCTCTGCTTTCTCCCATCTATCACGACAGTTTTGACAGCGATGAAGACCTGGAGACCAGAAGAAGTGACGACTCCAAGCTAAGCGTTTCACCAGTCAG ATGTGAGCTACCAAGAACCCCTTCAGTGCAGATGTTGGATGCTGTTGGGCCAGCAGGTCCACCGTCTCTCAGTGCATGGGAGATGTGGCTGGTGAACAAAGCCAAAGAAGACCGTTTCAAATTGGAAAAACAAGCAGAGGAG GAGCAGTTacggaaggaaaaaaacaaacaagaagaaagagagCGGGAACAGAAAAAGATTGTCATAGAAGAGAAGATAAAAGAATGGCTAAAGATGAAAATAGATCAG GATAAGCAGGAGCAACTCATAAAACTgagcaaggaggaggaggagatacagaggcagcaggagaaacagagggagactGAACAGAAAGCTCAACAAAAGTACAAAGTCTGGCTGCAGAAGAAGAACCAAGAACAAATAGAATTGGAGAAGAAGGACAAA GAGGCAGCTGccctgaaggaggagcaggatgaaGAGCGCCACAAGAGGGCAGAGGAGAAGTTTAAGCACTGGCTGGCAAAAGCCAATGAAAAAAGCAGAGCAACTTCCAAATCATCTTTCTACCCAACAA GTCCCTACGAGAAATCCTACTCATCACCCAGCTATTACAATCCAATCCCCTGGAAGCCGATTCATGTCCCTCCTCAGGAAATAACACTGAATAAGACGTCTGTGAAGAAACCTCAGAAACAACCAAAATGCCAGCAAAGCTCCAGCACCGCTTACAGACTGAGGAACTGTGCCAGTGCAGCGCAGAGAAGatga
- the slc15a5 gene encoding solute carrier family 15 member 5, producing MVAGDLQRLPERRGRLRRLSQTPRPDSGPRRKSCKKLQVIICVLLVELCERFTFFGIVCNTILFCTVKLGYDNYLAATVNLCFIGASTLTPVLVGWFAETCLGRSKVLYVCALLHFFGTAMLPVVAFPFEDFYIDTHHMTHQLNPRDQQILFYTGLLAAALGIGGIRAILCPMGAYSLQCYNQHQLLSFFNWFYWLVNLNSTVVFLGIAYIQQSVAQNLGFLIPFTSVLLALIAIHMMRNKLTYKPNKAGSLLTTLGVFLNSLKMCCLHYRHLSGDVGSWLDRAKENNGGRYSETHVENVKVLAKLFPLYSLQLLYRACITQIPSSYYIQTMNSNLHLHNLLLPIGAMNVISILPLLLLAPLIECVTTCYLSKEKTPLAPAKVITLGHACATLSVLVAGLSELWRKAYPLVEQTLSGKVLQVSSMPCFQLAPQYILLGLAEALVTPACSLISFQLTPSHIKGISLHFLTLSYGGGCFLGAFLIQLVFFLSGGNFYPNILHDGNLERFFFLLATLMAVNTVVFWSVSNRYKDLTVQGKALTISPLTEKLLHYKACLRFYDTVDCSYTNKSIESIF from the exons ATGGTGGCCGGGGACCTTCAGAGACTGCCAGAGCGCAGAGGACGACTGCGTCGACTTTCTCAGACCCCGCGTCCAGACTCTGGACCACGGAGGAAGTCCTGCAAGAAGCTCCAAGTTATCATCTGTGTACTGCTTGTGGAGCTCTGTGAGAGATTCACTTTCTTTGGCATTGTATGCAACACAATTCTGTTCTGCACTGTGAAGCTGGGCTATGATAACTACCTGGCTGCGACAGTCAACCTGTGCTTCATAGGAGCCAGCACCCTGACCCCTGTTCTGGTTGGGTGGTTTGCAGAGACCTGCCTGGGAAGGAGTAAGGTGCTCTACGTGTGTGCTTTACTTCACTTCTTCG GCACAGCCATGCTGCCCGTGGTGGCATTCCCGTTTGAAGACTTCTACATTGACACTCATCACATGACGCACCAGCTGAACCCTCGGGACCAGCAAATCTTGTTCTACACCGGCCTCCTGGCTGCTGCACTGGGCATCGGCGGCATCCGGGCCATCCTCTGTCCCATGGGAGCCTACAGCCTGCAGTGCTACAATCAGCACCAGCTCCTGTCCTTCTTCAACTG gttCTACTGGCTGGTCAACCTGAATTCCACTGTCGTGTTTTTGGGTATTGCTTACATCCAGCAGTCTGTGGCCCAAAACCTCGGCTTCCTCATCCCCTTCACCTCTGTGCTGCTGGCTCTCATCGCCATACACATGATGCGGAACAAACTCACCTATAAACCAAATAAAG CTGGATCACTGTTGACCACGCTGGGAGTGTTCTTGAACTCTCTCAAGATGTGCTGCCTCCACTATCGTCACCTGAGTGGAGACGTGGGATCTTGGCTGGACCGGGCCAAGGAGAACAATGGCGGGCGTTACAGCGAAACACATGTCGAAAACGTCAAAGTCCTGGCCAAGCTCTTCCCTCTTTATAGCCTTCAGCTGCTTTACAGAGCCTGCATCACACAG ATTCCCTCAAGTTACTACATACAGACAATGAACTCAAACCTTCACCTGCACAACCTCCTGTTGCCCATCGGCGCCATGAATGTGATCAGTATCCTACCTCTGCTGCTCTTAGCGCCGCTGATCGAATGTGTGACCACTTGCTACCTGTCCAAGGAAAAGACTCCTCTGGCCCCTGCAAAAGTCATCA CTCTGGGCCATGCGTGTGCCACCCTGTCGGTCCTGGTGGCAGGTTTGTCTGAGCTGTGGAGGAAGGCGTACCCTCTGGTGGAGCAGACCCTGTCTGGAAAGGTTCTGCAAGTGTCGTCCATGCCATGTTTCCAGCTGGCTCCTCAGTACATCCTGCTCGGTCTCGCAGAGGCTCTCGTCACTCCTGCAT GTTCCCTCATATCTTTCCAGCTGACCCCGAGCCACATCAAAGGGATCTCCCTGCACTTCCTCACTCTGTCCTACGGAGGAGGCTGCTTTCTGGGAGCCTTCCTCATTCAGCTGgtgttctttctttctgggG GTAACTTCTACCCAAACATATTGCATGATGGGAATCTGGAGAggttcttcttcctcctggcCACACTGATGGCTGTAAATACAGTCGTGTTTTGGAGCGTATCTAACAG GTACAAAGACCTGACTGTGCAGGGTAAAGCACTGACCATCAGCCCTCTGACTGAGAAGCTGCTGCATTACAAGGCCTGTCTGCGGTTCTACGACACTGTGGATTGCTCCTACACAAACAAATCTATTGAATCTATTTTCTGA
- the LOC117732810 gene encoding E3 ubiquitin-protein ligase TRIM47-like isoform X2, with amino-acid sequence MASSQDLFDCSICLQVLDDPVTTACGHSYCLRCINAFWDVRNNRREGYSCPQCRQTYSSRPDLKRSTLVAALLEEHERTTSRNAAAAAPGDVQCDACTGRKRKAWMFCLVCVASYCETHLKPHFEVAPLRAHGLIQASARAKDSLCVRHGKLPELYCRSDQQFACVLCALEEHRGHDTVTVLTEQCDTQGRLERGKQEVADRVLNSERTMTELRQAAGSIRDAAWKVCDDYERLCVERIRTFVRSVERKRSEMREKVGEAEKAGVDWTNSRLGQLEREVLELRRREDNLDQLSLIEDPIQFLQGFHALGCLPVFTDSHEGLDMLTEFTSTQTDKLKNICSKEKKELFSHSEEHLLSKTPRLLQEKTSRTCLLKRFRNSTVEVDPNTVAACLCLSDGNRAISWSDGDQAHPDHTDRFTFYHQALCRGGLEGSHYWEVEWDGGIVDLAVSYKGIQRKGSGRSGCFGHNELSWKLTCSRRVGMHLDHEAGTLDFYSVSGSDTLTRLHQIQTTFTEPLCPGFSVDLGSTLKICNI; translated from the exons TACTGGATGATCCCGTGACGACGGCCTGTGGACACAGTTACTGTCTGCGGTGCATCAATGCCTTCTGGGACGTGCGTAATAACCGCAGAGAGGGTTACAGCTGCCCCCAGTGCAGGCAGACTTACTCCTCGAGGCCCGACCTGAAGAGGAGCACACTTGTGGCTGCCCTGCTCGAGGAGCACGAGCGGACAACGAGTCGCAACGCTGCCGCTGCCGCGCCCGGCGACGTGCAATGTGACGCCTGcacggggagaaaaagaaaagcgtgGATGTTCTGCCTCGTGTGTGTGGCCTCTTACTGCGAGACTCACCTGAAGCCTCACTTTGAGGTGGCCCCGTTGCGAGCACACGGTCTGATTCAAGCCTCCGCGAGGGCCAAAGACAGCCTGTGCGTCCGCCACGGCAAACTTCCGGAGCTCTACTGCCGCTCGGATCAGCAGTTCGCGTGCGTGCTGTGCGCGCTGGAGGAGCACAGGGGCCACGACACGGTGACAGTATTGACGGAGCAGTGTGACACGCAG GGACGACTGGAGCgaggtaaacaggaagtagcagACCGAGTGCTGAACTCTGAGAGGACAATGACAGAGCTGAGGCAGGCTGCAGGCTCTATCAGA GATGCCGCATGGAAGGTGTGTGATGACTATGAGCGACTGTGTGTTGAGCGCATCCGTACATTCGTCCGCTCTGTCGAGAGGAAGCGCTCGGAGATGAGAGAGAAGGTTGGAGAAGCAGAGAAAGCTGGAGTGGACTGGACCAACAGTCGTCTCGGCCAACTGGAGCGTGAAGTGttggagctgaggaggagagaggataaTCTCGACCAGCTCTCACTGATAGAGGACCCCATTCAGTTTCTGCAG GGTTTCCATGCTCTGGGTTGCCTACCTGTGTTCACAGACTCGCATGAAGGACTTGACATGCTAACCGAGTTTACCTCCACACAAACGGATAAACTGAAAAATATctgcagcaaagaaaaaaaagaattattcaGTCACTCCGAAGAACACCTGC TGTCAAAAACGCCACGGTTGCTTCAGGAAAAAACATCCAGGACATGCCTTTTGAAGAGATTTAGGA ACTCCACAGTGGAGGTGGATCCCAACACGGTGGCGGCATGTCTTTGCCTGTCCGACGGAAACAGAGCGATATCGTGGAGCGACGGGGACCAGGCTCACCCGGATCACACCGACAGATTCACCTTCTACCACCAGGCGCTGTGCAGAGGGGGCCTCGAGGGCAGCCACtactgggaggtggagtggGACGGTGGCATCGTCGACCTGGCCGTGTCATACAAAGGCATTCAGAGAAAGGGTTCAGGCAGAAGTGGCTGTTTCGGCCACAATGAGCTCTCCTGGAAATTAACCTG CTCTCGCAGAGTGGGCATGCACCTTGACCACGAAGCAGGAACGCTGGACTTCTACAGCGTTTCCGGCTCTGACACTTTGACACGGCTGCACCAAATCCAGACCACCTTCACTGAACCTCTCTGTCCTGGGTTTTCTGTTGATTTAGGTTCAACGCTAAAAATATGCAACATCTAA
- the LOC117732810 gene encoding E3 ubiquitin-protein ligase TRIM47-like isoform X1: MASSQDLFDCSICLQVLDDPVTTACGHSYCLRCINAFWDVRNNRREGYSCPQCRQTYSSRPDLKRSTLVAALLEEHERTTSRNAAAAAPGDVQCDACTGRKRKAWMFCLVCVASYCETHLKPHFEVAPLRAHGLIQASARAKDSLCVRHGKLPELYCRSDQQFACVLCALEEHRGHDTVTVLTEQCDTQGRLERGKQEVADRVLNSERTMTELRQAAGSIRDAAWKVCDDYERLCVERIRTFVRSVERKRSEMREKVGEAEKAGVDWTNSRLGQLEREVLELRRREDNLDQLSLIEDPIQFLQGFHALGCLPVFTDSHEGLDMLTEFTSTQTDKLKNICSKEKKELFSHSEEHLLSKTPRLLQEKTSRTCLLKRFRNSTVEVDPNTVAACLCLSDGNRAISWSDGDQAHPDHTDRFTFYHQALCRGGLEGSHYWEVEWDGGIVDLAVSYKGIQRKGSGRSGCFGHNELSWKLTCSSSGCTFWHNNLHKGPMPPVLSRRVGMHLDHEAGTLDFYSVSGSDTLTRLHQIQTTFTEPLCPGFSVDLGSTLKICNI, translated from the exons TACTGGATGATCCCGTGACGACGGCCTGTGGACACAGTTACTGTCTGCGGTGCATCAATGCCTTCTGGGACGTGCGTAATAACCGCAGAGAGGGTTACAGCTGCCCCCAGTGCAGGCAGACTTACTCCTCGAGGCCCGACCTGAAGAGGAGCACACTTGTGGCTGCCCTGCTCGAGGAGCACGAGCGGACAACGAGTCGCAACGCTGCCGCTGCCGCGCCCGGCGACGTGCAATGTGACGCCTGcacggggagaaaaagaaaagcgtgGATGTTCTGCCTCGTGTGTGTGGCCTCTTACTGCGAGACTCACCTGAAGCCTCACTTTGAGGTGGCCCCGTTGCGAGCACACGGTCTGATTCAAGCCTCCGCGAGGGCCAAAGACAGCCTGTGCGTCCGCCACGGCAAACTTCCGGAGCTCTACTGCCGCTCGGATCAGCAGTTCGCGTGCGTGCTGTGCGCGCTGGAGGAGCACAGGGGCCACGACACGGTGACAGTATTGACGGAGCAGTGTGACACGCAG GGACGACTGGAGCgaggtaaacaggaagtagcagACCGAGTGCTGAACTCTGAGAGGACAATGACAGAGCTGAGGCAGGCTGCAGGCTCTATCAGA GATGCCGCATGGAAGGTGTGTGATGACTATGAGCGACTGTGTGTTGAGCGCATCCGTACATTCGTCCGCTCTGTCGAGAGGAAGCGCTCGGAGATGAGAGAGAAGGTTGGAGAAGCAGAGAAAGCTGGAGTGGACTGGACCAACAGTCGTCTCGGCCAACTGGAGCGTGAAGTGttggagctgaggaggagagaggataaTCTCGACCAGCTCTCACTGATAGAGGACCCCATTCAGTTTCTGCAG GGTTTCCATGCTCTGGGTTGCCTACCTGTGTTCACAGACTCGCATGAAGGACTTGACATGCTAACCGAGTTTACCTCCACACAAACGGATAAACTGAAAAATATctgcagcaaagaaaaaaaagaattattcaGTCACTCCGAAGAACACCTGC TGTCAAAAACGCCACGGTTGCTTCAGGAAAAAACATCCAGGACATGCCTTTTGAAGAGATTTAGGA ACTCCACAGTGGAGGTGGATCCCAACACGGTGGCGGCATGTCTTTGCCTGTCCGACGGAAACAGAGCGATATCGTGGAGCGACGGGGACCAGGCTCACCCGGATCACACCGACAGATTCACCTTCTACCACCAGGCGCTGTGCAGAGGGGGCCTCGAGGGCAGCCACtactgggaggtggagtggGACGGTGGCATCGTCGACCTGGCCGTGTCATACAAAGGCATTCAGAGAAAGGGTTCAGGCAGAAGTGGCTGTTTCGGCCACAATGAGCTCTCCTGGAAATTAACCTGCTCTTCGTCCGGCTGCACATTTTGGCACAATAATCTTCACAAAGGCCCGATGCCTCCGGTTCTCTCTCGCAGAGTGGGCATGCACCTTGACCACGAAGCAGGAACGCTGGACTTCTACAGCGTTTCCGGCTCTGACACTTTGACACGGCTGCACCAAATCCAGACCACCTTCACTGAACCTCTCTGTCCTGGGTTTTCTGTTGATTTAGGTTCAACGCTAAAAATATGCAACATCTAA